A stretch of the Uranotaenia lowii strain MFRU-FL chromosome 3, ASM2978415v1, whole genome shotgun sequence genome encodes the following:
- the LOC129758202 gene encoding histone H2A: MSGRGKGGKVKGKAKSRSSRAGLQFPVGRIHRLLRKGNYAERVGAGAPVYLAAVMEYLAAEVLELAGNAARDNKKTRIIPRHLQLAIRNDEELNKLLSGVTIAQGGVLPNIQAVLLPKKTEKKA, from the coding sequence ATGTCTGGCCGCGGCAAAGGAGGAAAAGTCAAGGGAAAGGCAAAGTCCCGATCATCTCGTGCCGGACTTCAGTTCCCAGTTGGTCGTATCCATCGTCTGCTTCGCAAGGGCAACTACGCAGAACGTGTCGGAGCTGGAGCTCCCGTCTATCTGGCCGCTGTCATGGAATATCTGGCAGCTGAAGTGCTGGAATTGGCAGGAAACGCCGCTCGTGACAACAAGAAGACCCGTATCATCCCGCGTCATCTTCAGCTGGCCATCCGCAATGACGAGGAGTTGAACAAACTGCTCTCGGGCGTCACCATCGCTCAGGGAGGTGTTTTGCCCAACATCCAAGCCGTTCTGCTGCCCAAGAAGACCGAAAAAAAGGCTTGA
- the LOC129758197 gene encoding histone H2A encodes MSGRGKGGKVKGKAKSRSSRAGLQFPVGRIHRLLRKGNYAERVGAGAPVYLAAVMEYLAAEVLELAGNAARDNKKTRIIPRHLQLAIRNDEELNKLLSGVTIAQGGVLPNIQAVLLPKKTEKKA; translated from the coding sequence ATGTCTGGCCGCGGCAAAGGAGGAAAAGTCAAGGGAAAGGCAAAGTCCCGATCATCTCGTGCCGGACTTCAGTTCCCAGTTGGTCGTATCCATCGTCTGCTCCGCAAGGGCAACTACGCAGAACGTGTCGGAGCTGGAGCTCCCGTCTATCTGGCCGCTGTCATGGAATATCTGGCAGCTGAAGTGCTGGAATTGGCAGGAAACGCCGCTCGTGACAACAAGAAGACCCGTATCATCCCGCGTCATCTTCAGCTGGCCATCCGCAATGACGAGGAGTTGAACAAACTGCTCTCGGGCGTCACCATCGCTCAGGGAGGTGTTTTGCCCAACATCCAAGCCGTTCTGCTGCCCAAGAAGACCGAAAAGAAGGCTTAA
- the LOC129758207 gene encoding histone H4 — MTGRGKGGKGLGKGGAKRHRKVLRDNIQGITKPAIRRLARRGGVKRISGLIYEETRGVLKVFLENVIRDAVTYTEHAKRKTVTAMDVVYALKRQGRTLYGFGG, encoded by the coding sequence ATGACTGGCCGCGGCAAGGGAGGAAAAGGTCTAGGAAAGGGTGGCGCCAAGCGTCATCGCAAGGTTTTGCGTGATAACATCCAGGGAATCACCAAGCCCGCTATCCGTCGTCTGGCTCGTCGTGGAGGAGTCAAGCGTATCTCCGGTTTGATCTACGAGGAAACTCGTGGTGTTCTGAAGGTGTTCCTGGAAAACGTGATCCGTGACGCTGTTACCTATACTGAACACGCCAAGCGGAAGACCGTCACTGCCATGGACGTCGTCTATGCCTTGAAACGCCAGGGACGCACTCTGTACGGATTCGGAGGTTAA
- the LOC129758194 gene encoding histone H3: protein MARTKQTARKSTGGKAPRKQLATKAARKSAPATGGVKKPHRYRPGTVALREIRRYQKSTELLIRKLPFQRLVREIAQDFKTDLRFQSSAVMALQEASEAYLVGLFEDTNLCAIHAKRVTIMPKDIQLARRIRGERA from the coding sequence ATGGCTCGTACCAAGCAAACAGCTCGTAAGTCCACCGGAGGAAAAGCTCCTCGCAAACAGCTGGCCACTAAGGCTGCTCGTAAGAGTGCTCCAGCCACCGGAGGAGTCAAGAAGCCTCATCGTTATCGGCCAGGAACCGTTGCTCTGCGTGAGATCCGTCGTTACCAGAAATCCACCGAGCTGCTGATCCGCAAGTTGCCCTTCCAGCGTCTGGTTCGTGAAATCGCTCAGGATTTCAAGACCGACCTGCGTTTCCAGAGCTCAGCCGTCATGGCTCTGCAGGAAGCTAGTGAGGCCTATCTGGTTGGACTGTTCGAGGACACCAATCTGTGTGCCATCCATGCCAAGCGTGTCACGATCATGCCAAAGGACATCCAGCTGGCTCGTCGTATCCGTGGAGAACGTGCTTAA
- the LOC129758209 gene encoding histone H4 translates to MTGRGKGGKGLGKGGAKRHRKVLRDNIQGITKPAIRRLARRGGVKRISGLIYEETRGVLKVFLENVIRDAVTYTEHAKRKTVTAMDVVYALKRQGRTLYGFGG, encoded by the coding sequence ATGACTGGCCGCGGTAAGGGAGGAAAAGGTCTAGGAAAGGGTGGCGCCAAGCGTCATCGCAAGGTTTTGCGTGATAACATCCAGGGAATCACCAAGCCCGCTATTCGTCGTCTGGCTCGTCGTGGAGGAGTCAAGCGTATCTCCGGTTTGATCTACGAAGAAACTCGTGGTGTTCTGAAGGTGTTCCTGGAAAACGTGATCCGTGACGCTGTTACCTATACTGAACACGCCAAGCGGAAGACCGTCACTGCCATGGACGTCGTCTATGCCTTGAAACGCCAGGGACGCACTCTGTACGGTTTCGGAGGTTAA
- the LOC129758187 gene encoding histone H1B-like encodes MTETEVAAAAPAASPAKATKKPKAPKGDKKPKKPSTHPPVNDMVVAAIKTLKERKGSSLQAIKKYIAANYKCDVAKLSPFIKKALKSGVEKGKFTQPKGTGASGSFKIKAEDKKPAGEKKKKVAAKKPKKAAGEKKTVAKKPKAAGAKKPKAAAAKKPKAAAEKKAKAATAKAAKKAGTVKKAAAPKKAAAKPKAAAKKPKTPKKPVAKKTVAKKAAAKK; translated from the coding sequence ATGACTGAAACCGAAGTTGCTGCCGCGGCTCCAGCTGCCTCTCCTGCCAAGGCCACCAAGAAGCCAAAGGCCCCCAAGGGAGATAAGAAGCCCAAGAAGCCATCCACCCACCCGCCAGTCAACGACATGGTTGTTGCCGCTATCAAGACCCTAAAGGAACGCAAGGGATCGTCACTGCAGGCCATCAAGAAGTACATCGCTGCCAACTACAAGTGTGATGTGGCCAAGCTGTCGCCCTTCATCAAGAAGGCCCTGAAGAGCGGTGTCGAGAAGGGCAAGTTCACCCAACCCAAGGGCACCGGTGCTTCCGGATCATTCAAGATCAAGGCTGAGGATAAGAAGCCAGCTGgtgagaagaagaagaaggtcgCCGCCAAGAAGCCAAAGAAGGCCGCTGGTGAGAAGAAGACCGTGGCCAAGAAGCCAAAGGCCGCTGGTGCCAAGAAaccgaaagccgctgccgcTAAGAAGCCAAAGGCCGCCGCAGAGAAGAAGGCCAAGGCTGCCACGGCCAAGGCCGCCAAGAAAGCCGGCACCGTGAAGAAGGCTGCTGCCCCCAAGAAGGCCGCTGCCAAGCCAAAGGCCGCTGCCAAGAAGCCAAAGACCCCCAAGAAGCCTGTTGCCAAGAAGACTGTGGCCAAGAAGGCTGCCGCCAAGAAGTAA